Proteins from one Vicinamibacterales bacterium genomic window:
- a CDS encoding ankyrin repeat domain-containing protein codes for MIEPLIEAAKAGDERQVRALAAANAALLSARLPSGESPIIAALYRGHHHVVAALVELGAPLDVFAAAATGHLGELGRALQDPAAANAFAFDGWSPLHLAAFFGQLEAASLLLDAGADVHAVSRNSMKNTPLHAAAAGKHQRLARLLLARGASADTADAGGFTPAAIALENGLELEDR; via the coding sequence ATGATCGAGCCGCTGATCGAGGCGGCAAAGGCCGGGGACGAGCGGCAGGTGCGGGCGCTCGCAGCCGCGAACGCGGCGCTGCTTTCGGCCCGGCTCCCCTCGGGAGAATCCCCGATCATCGCGGCGCTCTACCGTGGCCACCATCACGTCGTGGCGGCGCTCGTCGAGCTCGGCGCGCCGCTCGACGTCTTTGCCGCCGCCGCAACCGGCCATCTCGGGGAACTCGGGCGCGCTCTGCAGGATCCGGCGGCCGCGAACGCGTTCGCCTTCGACGGCTGGTCGCCGCTTCACCTGGCCGCGTTCTTCGGACAGCTGGAGGCCGCCAGCCTTCTGCTCGACGCGGGTGCGGACGTTCACGCCGTCTCGCGCAACAGCATGAAGAATACGCCGCTGCACGCCGCCGCGGCGGGGAAGCACCAGCGCCTCGCCCGGCTGCTGCTCGCCCGAGGAGCGAGCGCCGACACCGCGGACGCCGGCGGGTTCACACCGGCGGCGATCGCGCTGGAGAACGGGCTCGAGCTAGAAGACCGGTAG